From the genome of Trichosurus vulpecula isolate mTriVul1 chromosome 6, mTriVul1.pri, whole genome shotgun sequence:
AGATagaggagtaaaagcagggatttgcttgagcttTCCCCTAAGCCcctctaaatacctgtaaaaCATGACTTAAAAATTCTAGAgaagcagaacccataaaatgacagagtgaaacaaatttacaGCCCAAGACTACCTGGAAGGTCAACAAGAAAGGCTTGTTGCACCtgtctgagagaagagcacagtccagtgtgggccatgcctgCAAAGAGCAGCCTGAGCCAACCTCAggtcactgaatcactggcagatgTGACAGTTTcttgacttctcaacccacaaatgccaaagacaacttagaaggtcagtaggaaagatcAGTcgaacctgggtgagagaggaacatggcagccccagggcagtggcagtggtggcaacagcagcaacagcagtaggTATTTCCAGAGTtcttggcccacagacagtggggggaagagaggggaggtagAATCCAGTGGTTGATCAAAGatggattgcagggatctctttggtggTGCTTAGGCAGGATTCTCTTGATTTGTCCCTGCTTGTATCTGGGTCTTGATCCTGcttggcagtcctggggtgaggagcagTGCCGGCTTCatagagcttgtggtggctgcggggagggaatcctcctcacagttccagggaagaaaagagtgcttgtggtcactcacaaacaaGACCACAGGTcagaagaggagtaaacatctctccttggatcatatcatcttaaaagaactgaaaattcacaGGTGCCTAGCAGTATCTCTGAGCAACAGCTGCTCCacacccctgaaacttgggacacagcactctccactctggaagcagagtcctacctggacaaagagctcaaaagttaagtgactggctgggaaaatgagcagagtaaaaaaaaaaaactcagactatagaatcttactttggtgacaaggaagatcaaaaaatacaatcagaaaaagacaacagcTCACTTCCGTCGGCTAGctgagggaggggggtggggggaaacggGGCATTCCCGGCCGTTGTCGCCGGGTGCCGGCGTCAGTGGCAACatggcggtggcggcggcggctgcggcggcCGTCGGACCGCGGCCAACGCAGCCTGGGGATCCCCTCGCCCCGGCCTCATAAGCCCGGCGCGACAGGGGGCGCGGGACGGACGGAAATAAGATGCTGTGATGATGGATCATGATGTTCCAACAATCAAACCTCGAAGAATCCAGAACCAAAATGTTATCCACCGCTTGGAGCGTCGGCGCATCAGTTCAGGCAAGGCTGGTACCCACTGGCACCAGGTTCGAGTATTCCACCAGAACGTCTTCCCCAACTTTACTGTGGTTAATGTGGAAAAGCCACCTTGCTTCCTGCGAAAATTTTCACCTGATGGGCGCTACTTTATTGCCTTCTCTTCAGACCAGACATCACTGGAGATTTATGAGTATCAGGGCTGCCAAGCAGCAGAGGACCTACTGCAGGGTTATGAAGGTGAAATTTTGGCCAATGGCAATGACCAGAGGTCAGTCAACATCCGAGGCCGACTCTTTGAACGCTTCTTCGTCTTGTTGCATATCACTAATGTAGCTGCTAATGGTGAACACCTAAATCGTGAGTGTAGCCTCTTCACAGATGACTGCCGTTGTGTCATTGTGGGTTCAGCTGCCTACCTCCCTGAAGAACCTCACCCTCCTTTTTATGAAGTATATCGCAACAGTGAGTCAGTGACACCAAACCCCATCTCCCCTTTGGAGGACTATTCCCTTCACATCATTGATCTTCACACTGGCAGGTTGTGTGACACCCGCACGTTCAAATGTGATAAAGTGATCTTGTCCCACAATCAAGGGCTATACTTATATAAGAACATACTAGCCATTCTTTCAGTACAGCAGCAGACCATTCATGTCTTCCAGGTCACTCCTGAGGGCACCTTTATTGATGTGCGTACCATTGGTCGATTCTGCTATGAGGATGACCTGCTCACTCTATCAGCTGTCTACCCTGAGGTACAGCGAGACAGCCAAACTGGCATGGCCAACCCCTACAAGGAGCCCTTCATTAATTCCCTAAAGCATCGGCTGTTGGTGTACTTGTGGCGCCGGGCAGAGCAGGATGGTAGTGCCATGGCCAAGAGGCGCTTCTTCCAGTATTTTGACCAGCTACGACAGTTGCGCATGTGGAAGATGCAGCTTCTAGATGAAAACCACCTCTTTATCAAGTACACTAGTGAGGATGTAGTGACACTACGGGTCACAGACCCATCACAGCCTTCCTTCTTTGTTGTGTACAATATGGTGACAACAGAGGTGATAGCAGTGTTTGAGAATACCTCGGATGAATTGCTGGAGCTCTTTGAGAATTTCTGTGACCTCTTCCGCAATGCTACCCTGCACAGTGAGGCCGTCCAGTTTCCCTGTTCAGCTTCTAGCAACAACTTTGCAAGGCAGATCCAGCGCCGGTTTAAAGACACTATtgtaaatgcaaaatatggaGGGCACACAGAGGCAGTACGGCGGCTGCTTGGTCAGCTCCCCATCAGTGCCCAGTCATACAGTGGCAGTCCCTACCTCGATCTGTCTCTCTTCAGCTATGATGATAAGTGGGTATCGGTCATGGAGCGGCCCAGGACTTGTGGAGATCACCCAATCAGGTTCTATGCCCGGGATTCTGGTCTGCTCAAGTTTGAGATCCAGGCAGGCCTGCTGGGCCGCCCCATCAACCACACAGTCCGACGCCTGGTCGCCTTTACCTTCCACCCTTTTGAGCCCTTTGCCATTTCAGTGCAAAGGACTAATGCTGAATATGTTGTCAACTTCCACATGCGACACAGCTGCACATAGGATGTTGCCCAAAGGCTGGGGACCCACCAAAGCCAAGTTGTCTTGCCTTCTAAGACTTATACCCCTTTCCCATCTCTGCAGATTAGAAAGCAGAGTCTTTCAGGTGCCAGCATCATTCCTTTGGAACCAAGGTCTGTGTTGGTGAACCTTGGTTGGTCTATAGTCATTCAAACATGAGCCAGAAGAGAGGAGTTGGACCCAGGATAACTTACTTTATAAAAAACAATCTAGCTATGAGATAATTTAAATGTCTCCCCACTTTTTCCACACGAGATTTCCCAGCATTAAGTCCTTTAATTATTTTGAGTGGGGGgagttgtgtgtgtatatattttattgaggTGTAGATGAGAGTTTTCcactatttttccccctttcctcttttcttgacAATGGTATGCAGCCTGAAGCAGAGCGATTGGTTGCCATTGTGGCCAGACCTAATAACTGATTAAGACCCTGCTCATTCCTTTTCATTTAGCCAAAAACTGAGGCTGTCtttttaagtaaaaataaaagacgtattttcttacttaaaaaaaaaaaaaaaaaaagacaacaaagtcaaagctcctacaacagaagcctccaagaaaaatatgaatttgtcacaggccatggaagaggagtttaaaatcaagtaagagaagtagaggaaaaaacgggaagagaaatgaaagtgatgcaaaaaaatcatgaaaaaatgagtcaacaatttctaaaggagaaccaaaaatgctgaagaaaataacaccttaaaaatagaccaacccaaatgacaaaagagctccaaaaaggcaatgagaagaagaatgccttaaaaagcagaattggccaaatggagaaagaggtccaaaagaccactgaagaaaataattccttaaaaattagaatggagcaaatggaaactaatgactttatgagaaatcaaaaacaattatagaacagaaccagaataatgaagaaatagaagatgatgtgaaatatctcattggaaaaactactgacctggaaaatagaaccgtTACACCCAATCTGAAGCCCACCATTagaagcccaccattaatcccctttatattctcATATTTGTCTCTGCCCTATACCCTGAAATGGCTTGAAGCAGCTTAAGGCACAATTCTGGGTGTTacccaaggctagtcccctgaACCCCCCTTTCCTTatgattcagcattctgtatattctctctatatcagcattatgtgcaaggatcagttgcGAGGGTAAGGCATAaagtttattttaaggaaaaccccCTGGTTACCAAGTAGCTCCACACCCTGGGTTACGGTGCAgctattctgctgaccaagctaggtACCCTGCTCCCCCACTCAGACCATAGATCAAGTAGGGGTTACTTTCTGGGGAATTCCACCTTGTATCATCCACCCATTCTAGGAAGTGGACCACCCTGTGTCACAGGATGGTTTCACCCCTGAATCTaaccatattcccaaattagctctgAATTGATAAGCTcaaccaatggctgatctttgcttctgtacgTCATTGCTTCTTCTAGCGATCCTCCCTAACTGTGTCATTgtgatttttgcctttataagcctGTAAGTCCCTTAATTCGGGGCTGCCTGATTTGAGTATATACTCCAGGTAGTCGTGCACTTGATCAATAAATCCACaccttaaatttaccttgaacccaggtctcatctcgctgttattttctacacaacagaaccaggggagagaatttaaaaagtattgggctactgaaaaccatgatcaaaaaaaagagcctagacatcatctttcaagaaattatcaagaaagctgctctgatattctggaaccagaggggaaaatagatattgaaagaatctactgaccacctcctgaaagagatcccaaaaggaaaactcctaggaatattgtagccaaattccaaagttcccaggttaaggagaaaatattgcaagaagccagaaagaaacaattcaagtattgtggaaatacaatcagaataacacaagatttagcagcttctgccttaagggactggagggcttggaacatgatattctggaggtcagaggaactaggattaaaaccaagaatcacctaaccagtaaaactgagtataaccctTCAGGTGAAAAagtagacattcaatgaaacataaaaatttcaagcattcttgatgaaaagaccagagctgattagaagatttgactttcaaatacaagaatcaagacaagcatgaaaaggtcaacaggaaagggaaatcataagggacttattaaagttgaaatgttcacattcctacatggtgtaatatcaattaagttggggctttcttagtgttttaaaatgattaagtgtctttgagtcttaccaggtgctaagccccaggtccaaacccctattaggtgctaaacctatgtgggtgtgaattggtaactaaggtggggccccaggtggggctaactaagggaggcctgattagatctttacTCCTAaatttgccccaaacccctaattactagatgctaagcctatgtgggtgtgaatctcccagggtcctaaggggaggtgctaactccagagccaatcatagcagcctaagttctggtcgctcagatgacgtttgataacgtctgaaactgtatgaaaaagggaaaacagagccatttgcttagggctctcactcttggtggcatgctgatgtggagactccaggcagctgtagctaagagccctccagcttgtaaacgagatcttgggactttgttaaactctggtaactatgaattgggatttgaatcagacaaggtctgtctgtcaatgtttataatttgtttgttatttgcttcgaagttcggggtgctggctttttcccctgaactaagtaaatgatgtctgcatgctggattaaagtaaaattgttaaccccttaacattgctttccttaggaaagcagatcaaaagaacctatgctggcagtgttcttgctgttgggcttgtgttggtttttcacccccacagcagctgctagctggaattgttgaaacacatggaaagatgatatttgtaactcatgagacctttctcggtattagggtaATTGGAGGGCACAGGGCAaagtgaatatgaagggataatatctaaaaaataaaattaatggatgagataGGAATGTACTATATGAAAGAGAAAGGGCGAGGTAGAATGGGGTGAGTTATCTCatgaaaagaggcaagaaaaacttttacaatgaagggaaagagggtggagatgagagggaatgagtgaaccttactttcattggatttggcttaaggagggaataacatactgtaacagcaagcacACTGGCACATCCAGGATGGTTGCTAGCACAGTTTTTTAGATCTGATTTTCTAGGAAAGATTGCTcaaaaagggttaacaatcttacttttaattacattcactagttcaggggaaaggtcagtaccctgaatgtcagagaaaacacagagaaaatacAACCAGAGAAATTACCATAAAGACCAACtcacagggctcttaactgcgtAATCAAAGTAATATTGctatgtattttacatatgtcACTAGTTAGAGtctttacatctgagtagttggggagCTCTAAACATATGGCTACtaagagtcttgaccaggaaatcaaaaggtcctcataagcaagcccccaatgCAAACTACCAACatcagaatatatacatatatatacatatatatacatatatatatgtatatatatgtatatatgtatatacatacacacacatactttaggctaataggctcagagccagaaggcatcacaaccttcctaactcagtgcctaattagcttaataccaaaaggtgtgaaagccttcctaca
Proteins encoded in this window:
- the LOC118852697 gene encoding DET1 homolog, which translates into the protein MMDHDVPTIKPRRIQNQNVIHRLERRRISSGKAGTHWHQVRVFHQNVFPNFTVVNVEKPPCFLRKFSPDGRYFIAFSSDQTSLEIYEYQGCQAAEDLLQGYEGEILANGNDQRSVNIRGRLFERFFVLLHITNVAANGEHLNRECSLFTDDCRCVIVGSAAYLPEEPHPPFYEVYRNSESVTPNPISPLEDYSLHIIDLHTGRLCDTRTFKCDKVILSHNQGLYLYKNILAILSVQQQTIHVFQVTPEGTFIDVRTIGRFCYEDDLLTLSAVYPEVQRDSQTGMANPYKEPFINSLKHRLLVYLWRRAEQDGSAMAKRRFFQYFDQLRQLRMWKMQLLDENHLFIKYTSEDVVTLRVTDPSQPSFFVVYNMVTTEVIAVFENTSDELLELFENFCDLFRNATLHSEAVQFPCSASSNNFARQIQRRFKDTIVNAKYGGHTEAVRRLLGQLPISAQSYSGSPYLDLSLFSYDDKWVSVMERPRTCGDHPIRFYARDSGLLKFEIQAGLLGRPINHTVRRLVAFTFHPFEPFAISVQRTNAEYVVNFHMRHSCT